A stretch of the Nyctibius grandis isolate bNycGra1 chromosome 13, bNycGra1.pri, whole genome shotgun sequence genome encodes the following:
- the SEPTIN6 gene encoding septin-6 isoform X3 gives MAAAEVARQGEGCRTVPLSGHVGFDSLPDQLVNKSVNHGFCFNILCVGETGLGKSTLMDTLFNTKFEGDPASHSQPGVQLKSNTYDLQESNVNLKLTIVSTVGFGDQINKEDSYKPIVEFIDAQFEAYLQEELKIKRVLHNYHDTRIHACLYFIAPTGHSLKSLDLVTMKKLDSKVNIIPIIAKSDAISKSELTKFKIKITSELVSNGVQIYQFPTDDESVSEINGTMNAHLPFAVIGSTEELKIGNKMMKARQYPWGTVQVENEAHCDFVKLREMLIRVNMEDLREQTHTRHYELYRRCKLEEMGFKDTDPDSKPFSLQETYEAKRNEFLGELQKKEEAMRQMFVQRVKEKEAELKEAEKELHEKFDRLKKLHQDEKKKLEDKKKSLDDEVNAFKQRKTAAELLQSQAQQAGGSQTLKRDKERKNFF, from the exons GGTGAAGGCTGTCGTACTGTCCCGCTTTCCGGACATGTAGGATTTGACAGTTTGCCTGACCAGCTGGTTAATAAGTCAGTTAATCATGGGTTTTGTTTCAACATCCTGTGTGTGG GGGAAACTGGCCTTGGAAAGTCCACCCTCATGGACACGCTTTTCAACACCAAGTTTGAAGGTGACCCAGCATCTCACTCACAGCCTGGGGTCCAGCTGAAATCCAACACCTATGACCTGCAGGAGAGCAATGTCAACCTCAAACTGACTATTGTGAGCACAGTGGGCTTTGGGGATCAGATCAACAAAGAGGACAG CTATAAGCCCATCGTTGAGTTCATTGATGCTCAGTTTGAAGCCTACTTGCAAGAAGAACTGAAGATAAAAAGGGTCTTGCACAACTACCATGACACACGGATCCACGCTTGCTTGTACTTCATTGCTCCAACAGGCCACTCGCTGAAATCCCTGGACTTGGTGACAATGAAGAAGCTTGACAGCAAG GTGAACATCATTCCCATCATTGCCAAATCTGATGCCATTTCCAAGAGTGAGCTGaccaaatttaaaattaaaatcacaagCGAACTTGTCAGTAACGGGGTTCAGATCTACCAGTTCCCAACAGATGATGAATCAGTGTCAGAGATAAATGGGACAATGAAT GCCCACTTGCCGTTTGCAGTGATCGGGAGCACGGAGGAGCTGaaaataggaaacaaaatgaTGAAAGCTCGTCAGTATCCCTGGGGCACAGTGCAGG TGGAGAATGAAGCTCACTGCGACTTTGTGAAGCTGCGGGAGATGCTGATCCGTGTGAACATGGAAGACCTTCGTGAACAAACCCACACACGCCACTATGAGCTGTACCGGCGATGTAAACTGGAAGAGATGGGTTTCAAGGACACCGATCCCGACAGCAAACCCTTCAG CTTACAAGAAACTTATGAAGCCAAAAGAAATGAGTTTCTGGGGgaactgcagaaaaaggaagaggcaaTGAGGCAAATGTTTGTCCAGAGGGTCAAGGAAAAAGAAGCGGAGCTGAAGGAGGCTGAAAAAGAG CTGCACGAAAAGTTTGATCGCCTGAAGAAGTTACatcaggatgaaaaaaagaagctagAGGATAAGAAGAAGTCTCTGGATGATGAAGtaaatgcttttaaacaaaGGAAGACAGCAGCTGAATTGCTCCAATCTCAGGCTCAGCAGGCTGGAGGATCACAAACTCTTAAAAgagataaggaaagaaa
- the SEPTIN6 gene encoding septin-6 isoform X1 — MAAAEVARQGEGCRTVPLSGHVGFDSLPDQLVNKSVNHGFCFNILCVGETGLGKSTLMDTLFNTKFEGDPASHSQPGVQLKSNTYDLQESNVNLKLTIVSTVGFGDQINKEDSYKPIVEFIDAQFEAYLQEELKIKRVLHNYHDTRIHACLYFIAPTGHSLKSLDLVTMKKLDSKVNIIPIIAKSDAISKSELTKFKIKITSELVSNGVQIYQFPTDDESVSEINGTMNAHLPFAVIGSTEELKIGNKMMKARQYPWGTVQVENEAHCDFVKLREMLIRVNMEDLREQTHTRHYELYRRCKLEEMGFKDTDPDSKPFSLQETYEAKRNEFLGELQKKEEAMRQMFVQRVKEKEAELKEAEKELHEKFDRLKKLHQDEKKKLEDKKKSLDDEVNAFKQRKTAAELLQSQAQQAGGSQTLKRDKERKNNPWLCTE; from the exons GGTGAAGGCTGTCGTACTGTCCCGCTTTCCGGACATGTAGGATTTGACAGTTTGCCTGACCAGCTGGTTAATAAGTCAGTTAATCATGGGTTTTGTTTCAACATCCTGTGTGTGG GGGAAACTGGCCTTGGAAAGTCCACCCTCATGGACACGCTTTTCAACACCAAGTTTGAAGGTGACCCAGCATCTCACTCACAGCCTGGGGTCCAGCTGAAATCCAACACCTATGACCTGCAGGAGAGCAATGTCAACCTCAAACTGACTATTGTGAGCACAGTGGGCTTTGGGGATCAGATCAACAAAGAGGACAG CTATAAGCCCATCGTTGAGTTCATTGATGCTCAGTTTGAAGCCTACTTGCAAGAAGAACTGAAGATAAAAAGGGTCTTGCACAACTACCATGACACACGGATCCACGCTTGCTTGTACTTCATTGCTCCAACAGGCCACTCGCTGAAATCCCTGGACTTGGTGACAATGAAGAAGCTTGACAGCAAG GTGAACATCATTCCCATCATTGCCAAATCTGATGCCATTTCCAAGAGTGAGCTGaccaaatttaaaattaaaatcacaagCGAACTTGTCAGTAACGGGGTTCAGATCTACCAGTTCCCAACAGATGATGAATCAGTGTCAGAGATAAATGGGACAATGAAT GCCCACTTGCCGTTTGCAGTGATCGGGAGCACGGAGGAGCTGaaaataggaaacaaaatgaTGAAAGCTCGTCAGTATCCCTGGGGCACAGTGCAGG TGGAGAATGAAGCTCACTGCGACTTTGTGAAGCTGCGGGAGATGCTGATCCGTGTGAACATGGAAGACCTTCGTGAACAAACCCACACACGCCACTATGAGCTGTACCGGCGATGTAAACTGGAAGAGATGGGTTTCAAGGACACCGATCCCGACAGCAAACCCTTCAG CTTACAAGAAACTTATGAAGCCAAAAGAAATGAGTTTCTGGGGgaactgcagaaaaaggaagaggcaaTGAGGCAAATGTTTGTCCAGAGGGTCAAGGAAAAAGAAGCGGAGCTGAAGGAGGCTGAAAAAGAG CTGCACGAAAAGTTTGATCGCCTGAAGAAGTTACatcaggatgaaaaaaagaagctagAGGATAAGAAGAAGTCTCTGGATGATGAAGtaaatgcttttaaacaaaGGAAGACAGCAGCTGAATTGCTCCAATCTCAGGCTCAGCAGGCTGGAGGATCACAAACTCTTAAAAgagataaggaaagaaa
- the SEPTIN6 gene encoding septin-6 isoform X4, with the protein MAAAEVARQGEGCRTVPLSGHVGFDSLPDQLVNKSVNHGFCFNILCVGETGLGKSTLMDTLFNTKFEGDPASHSQPGVQLKSNTYDLQESNVNLKLTIVSTVGFGDQINKEDSYKPIVEFIDAQFEAYLQEELKIKRVLHNYHDTRIHACLYFIAPTGHSLKSLDLVTMKKLDSKVNIIPIIAKSDAISKSELTKFKIKITSELVSNGVQIYQFPTDDESVSEINGTMNAHLPFAVIGSTEELKIGNKMMKARQYPWGTVQVENEAHCDFVKLREMLIRVNMEDLREQTHTRHYELYRRCKLEEMGFKDTDPDSKPFSLQETYEAKRNEFLGELQKKEEAMRQMFVQRVKEKEAELKEAEKELHEKFDRLKKLHQDEKKKLEDKKKSLDDEVNAFKQRKTAAELLQSQAQQAGGSQTLKRDKERKN; encoded by the exons GGTGAAGGCTGTCGTACTGTCCCGCTTTCCGGACATGTAGGATTTGACAGTTTGCCTGACCAGCTGGTTAATAAGTCAGTTAATCATGGGTTTTGTTTCAACATCCTGTGTGTGG GGGAAACTGGCCTTGGAAAGTCCACCCTCATGGACACGCTTTTCAACACCAAGTTTGAAGGTGACCCAGCATCTCACTCACAGCCTGGGGTCCAGCTGAAATCCAACACCTATGACCTGCAGGAGAGCAATGTCAACCTCAAACTGACTATTGTGAGCACAGTGGGCTTTGGGGATCAGATCAACAAAGAGGACAG CTATAAGCCCATCGTTGAGTTCATTGATGCTCAGTTTGAAGCCTACTTGCAAGAAGAACTGAAGATAAAAAGGGTCTTGCACAACTACCATGACACACGGATCCACGCTTGCTTGTACTTCATTGCTCCAACAGGCCACTCGCTGAAATCCCTGGACTTGGTGACAATGAAGAAGCTTGACAGCAAG GTGAACATCATTCCCATCATTGCCAAATCTGATGCCATTTCCAAGAGTGAGCTGaccaaatttaaaattaaaatcacaagCGAACTTGTCAGTAACGGGGTTCAGATCTACCAGTTCCCAACAGATGATGAATCAGTGTCAGAGATAAATGGGACAATGAAT GCCCACTTGCCGTTTGCAGTGATCGGGAGCACGGAGGAGCTGaaaataggaaacaaaatgaTGAAAGCTCGTCAGTATCCCTGGGGCACAGTGCAGG TGGAGAATGAAGCTCACTGCGACTTTGTGAAGCTGCGGGAGATGCTGATCCGTGTGAACATGGAAGACCTTCGTGAACAAACCCACACACGCCACTATGAGCTGTACCGGCGATGTAAACTGGAAGAGATGGGTTTCAAGGACACCGATCCCGACAGCAAACCCTTCAG CTTACAAGAAACTTATGAAGCCAAAAGAAATGAGTTTCTGGGGgaactgcagaaaaaggaagaggcaaTGAGGCAAATGTTTGTCCAGAGGGTCAAGGAAAAAGAAGCGGAGCTGAAGGAGGCTGAAAAAGAG CTGCACGAAAAGTTTGATCGCCTGAAGAAGTTACatcaggatgaaaaaaagaagctagAGGATAAGAAGAAGTCTCTGGATGATGAAGtaaatgcttttaaacaaaGGAAGACAGCAGCTGAATTGCTCCAATCTCAGGCTCAGCAGGCTGGAGGATCACAAACTCTTAAAAgagataaggaaagaaa
- the SEPTIN6 gene encoding septin-6 isoform X2 — protein MAAAEVARQGEGCRTVPLSGHVGFDSLPDQLVNKSVNHGFCFNILCVGETGLGKSTLMDTLFNTKFEGDPASHSQPGVQLKSNTYDLQESNVNLKLTIVSTVGFGDQINKEDSYKPIVEFIDAQFEAYLQEELKIKRVLHNYHDTRIHACLYFIAPTGHSLKSLDLVTMKKLDSKVNIIPIIAKSDAISKSELTKFKIKITSELVSNGVQIYQFPTDDESVSEINGTMNAHLPFAVIGSTEELKIGNKMMKARQYPWGTVQVENEAHCDFVKLREMLIRVNMEDLREQTHTRHYELYRRCKLEEMGFKDTDPDSKPFSLQETYEAKRNEFLGELQKKEEAMRQMFVQRVKEKEAELKEAEKELHEKFDRLKKLHQDEKKKLEDKKKSLDDEVNAFKQRKTAAELLQSQAQQAGGSQTLKRDKERKNSGFL, from the exons GGTGAAGGCTGTCGTACTGTCCCGCTTTCCGGACATGTAGGATTTGACAGTTTGCCTGACCAGCTGGTTAATAAGTCAGTTAATCATGGGTTTTGTTTCAACATCCTGTGTGTGG GGGAAACTGGCCTTGGAAAGTCCACCCTCATGGACACGCTTTTCAACACCAAGTTTGAAGGTGACCCAGCATCTCACTCACAGCCTGGGGTCCAGCTGAAATCCAACACCTATGACCTGCAGGAGAGCAATGTCAACCTCAAACTGACTATTGTGAGCACAGTGGGCTTTGGGGATCAGATCAACAAAGAGGACAG CTATAAGCCCATCGTTGAGTTCATTGATGCTCAGTTTGAAGCCTACTTGCAAGAAGAACTGAAGATAAAAAGGGTCTTGCACAACTACCATGACACACGGATCCACGCTTGCTTGTACTTCATTGCTCCAACAGGCCACTCGCTGAAATCCCTGGACTTGGTGACAATGAAGAAGCTTGACAGCAAG GTGAACATCATTCCCATCATTGCCAAATCTGATGCCATTTCCAAGAGTGAGCTGaccaaatttaaaattaaaatcacaagCGAACTTGTCAGTAACGGGGTTCAGATCTACCAGTTCCCAACAGATGATGAATCAGTGTCAGAGATAAATGGGACAATGAAT GCCCACTTGCCGTTTGCAGTGATCGGGAGCACGGAGGAGCTGaaaataggaaacaaaatgaTGAAAGCTCGTCAGTATCCCTGGGGCACAGTGCAGG TGGAGAATGAAGCTCACTGCGACTTTGTGAAGCTGCGGGAGATGCTGATCCGTGTGAACATGGAAGACCTTCGTGAACAAACCCACACACGCCACTATGAGCTGTACCGGCGATGTAAACTGGAAGAGATGGGTTTCAAGGACACCGATCCCGACAGCAAACCCTTCAG CTTACAAGAAACTTATGAAGCCAAAAGAAATGAGTTTCTGGGGgaactgcagaaaaaggaagaggcaaTGAGGCAAATGTTTGTCCAGAGGGTCAAGGAAAAAGAAGCGGAGCTGAAGGAGGCTGAAAAAGAG CTGCACGAAAAGTTTGATCGCCTGAAGAAGTTACatcaggatgaaaaaaagaagctagAGGATAAGAAGAAGTCTCTGGATGATGAAGtaaatgcttttaaacaaaGGAAGACAGCAGCTGAATTGCTCCAATCTCAGGCTCAGCAGGCTGGAGGATCACAAACTCTTAAAAgagataaggaaagaaa